In Alteromonas sp. V450, the following proteins share a genomic window:
- a CDS encoding ZapG family protein, translated as MELLVSLALLAVGLIIGFFVGRFFQQKQGAGNAAQTEKQVKEILAQQAQHHIHQTRQSLEAIENQCEVLKQHVEEYENLLEQGAEEEQSKVPFYGDQATTYLRNNLKGSDKAKVKRVSDTQPKDFANSGSGLFVGGSGQNNAEKQ; from the coding sequence ATGGAATTGTTAGTATCTCTTGCTTTGTTGGCTGTTGGTTTAATTATCGGCTTTTTTGTAGGTCGTTTCTTTCAACAAAAGCAGGGCGCTGGGAACGCAGCACAGACTGAAAAGCAAGTGAAAGAAATCCTTGCTCAGCAAGCCCAACATCACATTCATCAAACTAGACAAAGTCTAGAGGCTATTGAAAATCAATGTGAAGTATTAAAGCAACACGTCGAGGAATACGAAAACCTTCTCGAACAAGGCGCTGAAGAAGAACAAAGCAAGGTTCCTTTTTATGGGGATCAAGCCACGACCTATTTACGTAATAACTTAAAAGGGTCTGACAAAGCTAAAGTTAAGCGCGTTTCAGACACACAACCAAAAGACTTTGCAAACTCAGGCTCTGGGTTGTTCGTCGGCGGTTCTGGTCAGAATAACGCAGAAAAACAGTAA
- the zapE gene encoding cell division protein ZapE, whose protein sequence is MTPWEKYQLDLQSSDFHYDAAQENAVKELQRLFDELTQPKKKMTWRVKLKAAFGKGHAKPGIQGIYFYGGVGRGKTYLVDTFYECLPFDRKMRVHFHRFMYRVHDELKQLKNAQDPLKLVATKLAQEARVICFDEFFVSDITDAMILGTLMEELFSHGIVLVATSNIVPDDLYKNGLQRARFLPAIDLLNQNTRVVNVDSGIDYRLRTLEQAEIYHYPLDNEALENLHGYFAQLAPEEGSQNEEIEVNNRKISTLRNADGVLMIDFQSLCGGPRSQSDYIELSRCYHSVLLANVREMGQHNDDVARRFIAMVDEFYERNVKLIISAEVALENLYSEGLLNFEFRRCLSRLKEMQSHDYLATEHLP, encoded by the coding sequence ATGACGCCATGGGAAAAATATCAGTTAGATCTTCAGTCGTCTGACTTCCATTACGATGCGGCGCAGGAAAATGCAGTAAAAGAATTGCAGCGTTTATTCGACGAGCTAACCCAGCCTAAAAAGAAAATGACTTGGCGAGTAAAGCTTAAGGCGGCGTTTGGCAAAGGCCATGCGAAGCCGGGCATTCAGGGTATTTATTTTTACGGCGGCGTAGGGCGCGGTAAAACTTATCTTGTCGATACATTCTATGAGTGCTTACCTTTTGACAGAAAAATGCGCGTGCATTTTCATCGATTTATGTACCGAGTACATGACGAGTTAAAGCAACTGAAAAACGCGCAAGACCCACTTAAACTGGTAGCTACTAAGCTGGCTCAAGAAGCGCGAGTAATATGCTTTGACGAGTTTTTTGTATCTGACATTACCGATGCCATGATTTTAGGTACATTGATGGAAGAACTCTTTAGCCATGGCATTGTGCTGGTGGCTACCTCTAACATAGTACCTGACGATTTGTACAAAAATGGCTTGCAGCGTGCGAGATTCTTACCAGCTATCGACTTACTCAATCAGAATACTCGTGTGGTGAATGTAGATAGTGGTATTGACTATCGTCTTCGTACTTTAGAGCAAGCGGAAATTTATCACTATCCACTAGATAATGAAGCTTTAGAAAATTTGCATGGCTATTTTGCTCAGTTAGCGCCAGAAGAAGGCTCGCAAAACGAAGAAATTGAGGTTAACAACCGAAAGATAAGTACGCTTAGAAATGCCGATGGGGTATTGATGATCGACTTTCAATCACTGTGTGGCGGACCGCGTAGCCAGAGTGACTATATCGAATTAAGTCGCTGTTATCATTCGGTGCTTTTAGCCAATGTTAGGGAAATGGGGCAACACAATGACGACGTGGCACGCCGTTTTATTGCTATGGTGGATGAGTTTTATGAGCGCAACGTTAAGCTTATTATCTCTGCCGAGGTAGCCTTAGAAAATTTGTATAGCGAAGGATTACTTAATTTTGAATTTAGGCGTTGTTTAAGTCGGTTAAAGGAGATGCAGTCGCACGATTATTTAGCGACAGAGCATTTGCCTTAA
- a CDS encoding YebC/PmpR family DNA-binding transcriptional regulator, whose translation MGRAFEVRKNAMAKTAGQKTKVYSKYGKEIYVCAKNGGTDPDTNLSLRRLMEKAKKDQVPSHVIEKAIDKAAGGAGEDFQPMRYEGFGPGNCMVIVDCLSDNANRTITEVRNCFTKTNAKLGAQGAVSHMFDHQAVFQFEGDDEDAILEVLMEADVDVTDVEVEDGKVTVYAPHTEFYQVKTALTEAYPDISFIAEEMSWMPQTETEISEEDMPMFEKFMDMLNDCDDVQDVYHNAITPS comes from the coding sequence ATGGGAAGAGCATTCGAAGTACGTAAAAACGCCATGGCAAAAACTGCCGGCCAAAAGACTAAAGTTTATTCTAAGTACGGTAAAGAGATTTACGTGTGCGCAAAAAATGGTGGTACCGACCCAGACACTAACCTTTCACTTCGCCGCCTCATGGAGAAAGCAAAGAAAGATCAGGTGCCAAGCCACGTTATTGAAAAAGCTATTGATAAAGCGGCCGGTGGCGCTGGCGAAGACTTTCAACCAATGCGTTATGAGGGCTTTGGACCAGGTAACTGCATGGTAATTGTTGACTGCTTGTCTGACAATGCCAATCGCACCATTACCGAAGTACGTAACTGCTTTACTAAAACCAACGCGAAACTTGGTGCACAGGGTGCGGTATCGCATATGTTTGACCACCAAGCCGTTTTCCAGTTCGAAGGTGACGACGAAGATGCCATCTTAGAAGTACTAATGGAGGCAGACGTTGACGTGACTGACGTTGAAGTAGAAGACGGTAAAGTGACGGTGTATGCACCACACACAGAATTCTATCAAGTAAAGACAGCGCTAACTGAAGCCTACCCAGACATTAGCTTTATTGCCGAAGAAATGAGCTGGATGCCGCAGACTGAGACAGAAATTAGCGAAGAAGACATGCCTATGTTTGAAAAATTCATGGACATGCTTAACGACTGTGACGATGTACAAGACGTTTATCACAACGCGATTACGCCTAGTTAA
- a CDS encoding bifunctional diguanylate cyclase/phosphodiesterase, translating into MTQPHETTTGQQEMMQVRHRRRFALCQILTVIGVVFLFALGSLSLYGQALLLGTILVSSALVGLANLYLLKRTGNVERAAIVLSGILFVLCMSLLITGGKDNTGMLWIYPIAAINLFINRFWPAVVVFCIFSITSIVILFTPLSSLLMTSYTLVEAIRFILTTLALNLICLAALRSEEQSYETIIKLHDDDIRQMAFYDTLTGLPNRWNFKTNLQRVINRATKDKQKVGLLYIDLDNFKQVNDQYGHEMGDKLLLKFSEQLWREIRPSDQLLKPQEESIARLAGDEFVVLLPNIKNTFDAGSVAARILNIFDGGFEVDGITHLTYASIGIAVFPDDTVEPSELLHYADTAMYDAKQNGRNCYRFFTQEIAETIKQRQKIENGLRTSLENDQFTLAFMPIFNCDNDDIVAIEALLRCKAPELEGVGPDQFIPVAESTGLIKAIDLWVLEHALERLVVLQQQHNFTGKMCINISGVELHNENFPPLVKRLLETHKVNPCSVELEVTETALVAGDKACLETLNALNELGVSLALDDFGTGYTAFSQLIHYPAHCLKIDRSFVSDLFSEKEPRSKMVLIIQNLAELYGLRVIAEGVETEEQLNYLKRHGCDWAQGYFLSRPLFWDDLLKRLAG; encoded by the coding sequence ATGACCCAACCCCACGAAACTACCACAGGGCAACAAGAGATGATGCAGGTTCGTCATCGACGTCGGTTTGCGCTTTGTCAGATCTTAACTGTTATAGGCGTAGTATTTCTTTTCGCGTTAGGTAGTCTCAGCTTATATGGCCAAGCTTTGTTGCTTGGGACCATATTAGTAAGTAGTGCACTAGTTGGTTTAGCCAACCTTTATCTTTTAAAGCGCACCGGCAATGTTGAGAGAGCCGCCATAGTATTAAGCGGCATCTTGTTTGTTTTATGTATGAGCTTGCTTATTACAGGGGGAAAAGACAACACCGGAATGCTGTGGATATATCCCATTGCGGCAATTAACTTATTTATTAATCGGTTTTGGCCTGCGGTTGTCGTTTTCTGCATTTTTAGTATTACCAGCATCGTTATTTTATTCACGCCACTTTCTAGCTTATTGATGACGAGCTACACCCTTGTCGAAGCCATACGTTTTATTCTCACAACGTTGGCTCTAAACCTCATATGTCTAGCCGCACTACGTTCTGAAGAACAGTCTTACGAAACGATCATTAAACTGCACGATGATGACATCAGGCAAATGGCGTTTTACGACACGTTGACCGGTCTTCCGAACAGATGGAATTTCAAAACAAACCTGCAACGAGTTATCAATAGAGCAACCAAAGATAAACAGAAGGTAGGGCTACTTTATATAGACCTCGATAACTTCAAACAGGTCAATGATCAATATGGTCATGAGATGGGTGACAAACTCTTGCTCAAGTTTAGTGAACAATTATGGAGAGAAATCCGTCCATCAGACCAACTACTGAAACCTCAAGAAGAAAGTATTGCCAGGCTCGCGGGTGACGAATTCGTAGTACTGCTACCAAATATTAAAAATACGTTCGATGCGGGTAGTGTGGCAGCACGTATTCTGAACATTTTCGATGGTGGCTTCGAGGTGGATGGCATTACTCACTTAACTTACGCCAGTATTGGTATTGCGGTTTTCCCCGATGACACAGTTGAGCCTAGTGAACTACTTCATTACGCTGATACAGCAATGTATGACGCGAAACAAAACGGTAGAAATTGTTATAGATTTTTTACCCAAGAAATTGCGGAAACCATAAAACAGCGCCAAAAAATAGAGAATGGATTGAGGACGTCGTTGGAAAACGACCAATTCACACTGGCATTCATGCCCATTTTCAACTGTGACAACGATGATATTGTTGCCATAGAAGCACTGCTTAGATGTAAAGCCCCAGAGTTAGAGGGTGTAGGGCCTGATCAATTTATTCCGGTTGCCGAATCAACGGGACTTATCAAAGCGATTGATTTGTGGGTATTAGAACACGCTTTAGAAAGACTTGTAGTACTGCAGCAGCAACACAACTTTACAGGAAAAATGTGCATCAATATATCTGGCGTTGAGTTACACAACGAAAATTTTCCACCTTTGGTTAAACGTTTACTTGAGACGCACAAGGTAAATCCGTGCAGCGTAGAATTAGAAGTGACTGAAACCGCATTGGTTGCTGGAGATAAAGCCTGCTTAGAAACGCTTAATGCGTTAAATGAATTAGGCGTTTCCTTAGCACTCGACGACTTTGGAACGGGCTATACCGCATTTAGCCAACTTATCCACTACCCTGCCCACTGCCTTAAAATTGATCGCTCTTTTGTTAGTGATTTATTTTCTGAAAAAGAGCCCCGAAGCAAAATGGTGTTAATCATACAAAACCTTGCCGAGCTTTACGGTTTACGCGTTATCGCGGAAGGGGTTGAAACTGAAGAGCAGTTAAATTATTTGAAAAGACATGGCTGTGACTGGGCACAAGGGTATTTTTTATCGAGACCGTTGTTTTGGGATGATTTACTTAAGCGCCTAGCTGGATAA
- a CDS encoding nitroreductase family protein → MSHPIIEDLNKRYTVKQYDANERISADELTTILEALRLSASSINSQPWKFVVVESDEAKQRLHDSFANKHQFNQHHAKEASHTILFAYDPKFTKEKFVKRVDAEVSSGHLPEDMRENFMGAYAFAEANTDDNGNNAAWTKAQVYLALGNVLHTLARLGIASTPMEGVDSDLLGELFKDELDGHICEVALAMGYPDLEKDWNHGLPKARLAKEDVITIV, encoded by the coding sequence GTGTCTCATCCTATTATTGAAGATTTAAACAAGCGCTATACCGTAAAGCAATACGATGCCAACGAGCGTATTTCAGCCGACGAGCTAACGACGATACTTGAAGCATTGAGGTTGTCAGCGTCTTCAATTAATTCACAGCCCTGGAAGTTCGTCGTTGTCGAAAGTGACGAAGCTAAGCAGCGCTTACATGATAGCTTTGCCAACAAACACCAGTTCAATCAGCATCATGCAAAAGAAGCTTCGCATACTATTTTGTTTGCTTACGACCCTAAGTTCACAAAAGAGAAATTTGTTAAGCGTGTTGATGCAGAAGTATCTTCGGGTCATCTACCTGAAGATATGCGTGAAAACTTCATGGGTGCTTACGCATTTGCTGAAGCGAACACCGATGACAATGGCAATAACGCAGCGTGGACTAAAGCCCAAGTTTATCTCGCTCTCGGTAACGTACTACATACTTTGGCTCGCCTAGGGATCGCTTCTACACCTATGGAGGGTGTTGACTCTGATTTACTTGGTGAGTTGTTCAAAGATGAACTGGATGGTCACATCTGCGAGGTAGCGCTTGCCATGGGTTACCCTGATCTTGAGAAAGATTGGAATCACGGTCTTCCAAAAGCACGCCTAGCGAAAGAAGACGTTATTACAATCGTGTAA
- the secD gene encoding protein translocase subunit SecD — MARFSFRGFVYVLIVMLGLLSAAPNILPQSIKQQLPTWYTTSTLSLGLDLQGGSHLLLAADTNALFEKQLNSFSSDLLSDLRSQNVRYSKTSHSLTHKAGSDSSQGSVVFTLRNTDDARKVKDAAYQISAQPNGTSALDVEIKQSTVTLTLNELYTEQLVKDTLSRSVEVVRKRLNETGLNEPSVTLQGKDAILVQMPGMSDPTQVKKLLGTTAQMTFHWAANSQSEQVMNKQDAAGNTYRLEQKVALEGEHITDAAGVLSGENGQPVVTFRLDSAGAKQFATMTRDNIGRVLAIVLDDKVVTAPVINSVIPGGRGEITGNFTLPEAGNTALMLRTGALPVPLTIIEERTVGPDLGSDAIQTGVESGVAGALLVLAFMVAIYGRWGAIASFALCINMALVFGALTLFGATLTLPGIAGLILTMGMAVDANILINERIREESKKGRPAASAIEVGFDKAFATIVDSNFTTLIAVSLLFMFGSGPIKGFAITIALGLVSSVFTAVALTKMLMLRVVKSKQKNTQDRAQQRVPLRFSSPLLRLSDKLSGINFLAKRKIALAVSVVLTVLSIGLFAKPGLHYGVDFTGGTMVELTAPALTTDELRNVIESNGFDQIAIQEYGSEHHYLLRAPVLESSGELENSNAKQTDALKRAISQADSEVSFDKIDMVGPKVSGGFAELSILALLIAGGGMLVYLWARFEAHFATAALLTVLLDLTKTIGFFALTGIEFNLTAVAALLALIGYSINDKVVVLDRIRELLRLDPNKPLADTINEAVNSTLSRTVFTSVTTLLALLPMAIFGGDAVESFAVPMVFAVVIGTSSTLFITSTLLYLLGSRREKQGKAQLKPTAEEIKASLSHIP; from the coding sequence ATGGCACGATTTTCATTTCGTGGCTTTGTGTATGTGCTCATCGTTATGCTTGGTTTACTGAGCGCTGCGCCCAACATACTGCCACAATCAATTAAACAGCAGCTACCTACATGGTACACCACTTCCACGCTATCTTTAGGCTTAGACTTACAAGGTGGTTCGCACCTGTTATTAGCCGCAGACACCAACGCCCTGTTTGAAAAGCAGCTCAACAGCTTTTCGAGTGACTTGCTTAGCGACTTGCGAAGTCAAAACGTGCGCTATTCAAAAACATCTCATTCACTTACCCATAAAGCGGGAAGCGACAGTAGTCAAGGTAGCGTTGTCTTTACGTTGCGTAATACAGATGATGCGAGAAAGGTAAAAGACGCCGCATATCAAATTTCTGCTCAGCCAAATGGAACAAGCGCACTTGATGTAGAGATAAAGCAAAGCACCGTTACCCTTACGCTTAACGAGCTATATACCGAACAACTGGTTAAAGACACGTTAAGTCGAAGTGTTGAAGTAGTTCGAAAGCGTTTGAACGAAACGGGGCTTAATGAGCCTAGTGTTACGCTACAAGGTAAAGACGCCATTTTAGTTCAAATGCCGGGTATGTCTGACCCCACTCAAGTTAAAAAATTATTGGGCACTACCGCACAAATGACCTTTCACTGGGCCGCGAACAGCCAGTCTGAGCAGGTAATGAATAAGCAAGATGCAGCAGGTAATACCTATCGCTTAGAGCAAAAAGTGGCGCTAGAAGGTGAGCATATTACTGATGCAGCAGGTGTCTTAAGTGGTGAAAATGGCCAGCCAGTAGTGACGTTCCGATTAGACAGCGCAGGTGCCAAGCAGTTTGCTACTATGACCCGTGACAACATCGGCCGCGTGCTTGCCATTGTACTTGACGATAAAGTGGTTACCGCCCCCGTCATCAATAGCGTGATCCCAGGTGGTCGTGGTGAAATAACCGGTAACTTTACGTTGCCCGAGGCGGGTAATACCGCATTAATGCTTCGCACTGGTGCGCTACCTGTGCCACTTACCATTATAGAAGAACGCACGGTTGGGCCCGATTTAGGCAGCGATGCCATTCAAACCGGAGTGGAAAGCGGCGTGGCAGGGGCGTTACTGGTATTGGCATTTATGGTGGCGATTTACGGCAGGTGGGGCGCTATCGCAAGTTTTGCTCTGTGTATCAACATGGCACTGGTGTTTGGCGCATTAACCCTGTTTGGCGCAACACTGACGTTACCGGGTATTGCAGGTTTGATCCTGACCATGGGCATGGCGGTCGATGCGAACATTTTGATTAATGAACGTATTCGTGAAGAAAGTAAAAAAGGTCGTCCGGCAGCCAGTGCAATAGAAGTGGGTTTTGATAAAGCATTCGCGACTATTGTGGATTCAAACTTCACCACACTAATAGCGGTAAGTTTGTTGTTTATGTTTGGTAGCGGCCCCATTAAGGGCTTCGCCATTACTATTGCCCTTGGTTTAGTGTCCTCGGTATTTACTGCTGTAGCCTTAACTAAAATGTTAATGCTAAGAGTAGTTAAGTCGAAGCAAAAGAATACGCAAGATCGCGCGCAGCAGCGCGTTCCTTTGCGCTTTTCATCTCCACTTTTACGGTTAAGTGATAAGCTGAGCGGTATCAATTTTCTGGCAAAACGGAAAATTGCACTCGCTGTTTCGGTAGTGCTAACCGTGCTTTCAATCGGCTTGTTTGCTAAGCCTGGCTTACATTACGGCGTCGACTTTACCGGTGGTACTATGGTTGAGCTGACCGCACCAGCTCTTACTACCGATGAGCTAAGGAACGTGATTGAAAGTAATGGCTTTGATCAGATAGCTATTCAAGAATATGGCAGTGAACATCACTATTTATTGCGAGCCCCTGTTTTAGAAAGCAGTGGTGAGCTTGAAAATAGTAATGCAAAACAGACTGACGCCCTAAAACGAGCGATTTCGCAAGCTGACAGCGAGGTCAGTTTCGATAAAATTGATATGGTTGGACCCAAAGTCAGCGGGGGCTTTGCCGAGCTATCTATTCTAGCATTGCTAATTGCCGGTGGCGGTATGCTTGTGTACCTGTGGGCACGCTTTGAAGCGCATTTTGCAACTGCGGCACTACTTACGGTACTACTCGATTTAACCAAAACTATTGGCTTTTTCGCGCTTACAGGCATTGAATTTAACTTAACGGCTGTTGCGGCACTATTAGCACTCATTGGTTACTCAATAAACGATAAGGTGGTGGTGCTTGATCGCATCCGCGAACTATTGCGTTTAGATCCCAACAAGCCATTGGCAGATACCATTAATGAGGCCGTGAACAGCACGTTAAGCCGCACGGTTTTTACCTCGGTAACTACGCTGCTAGCGCTGCTTCCTATGGCTATTTTTGGTGGTGATGCAGTAGAAAGTTTTGCAGTGCCTATGGTCTTTGCTGTCGTAATTGGCACGTCTTCAACCTTGTTTATTACCTCCACTTTGCTGTATTTATTGGGAAGTAGACGAGAGAAGCAAGGTAAAGCGCAGCTAAAGCCCACTGCAGAAGAGATTAAGGCTTCGTTGTCGCACATCCCTTAG
- a CDS encoding potassium/proton antiporter, which translates to MFAVDHIILLSAVLAILGVLASKLSPRFGVPVLVLFLGVGMLAGEDGIGRIFFDNADAAHAIGTFALILILFDGGLQTSKKSIIQAWKPAALLATFGVVGTAVLTGVAAMIILDLPLYKGLLLGAIVGSTDAAAVFSVLRNAGIRISAKIKSTLELESASNDPMAIFLTIGLITLIQDSTTKPVDLLSLFASQMGVGAIVGLAIGGIAVWLFRRVTLMAIGLYPVFVMLFGVLSFGLAANLNGSGFLATFITGVIVGNSRFAYQRNTFVFLDGLAWLGQIAMFVILGLLVTPTELFVNWKEGLLIAFVLIFIARPLVVMPILLLSNFSFKASLLISWVGLRGSVPIILAIFPLIFGMPYAELIFNVVFFIVLISALLQGSTLPYAARKLGLVLKDEVKESSTLEIVKVAKSKRELIEIEVSKLSPALDKTISELSLPDNTVVAMIARGEETLIPKGSTKIETGDQIFIITKLLDKSAVEQCFYNEQE; encoded by the coding sequence ATGTTTGCAGTTGATCACATTATTTTACTTAGCGCAGTGCTGGCCATCTTAGGTGTGCTGGCCAGTAAGCTATCTCCGCGCTTTGGCGTACCTGTATTGGTGCTATTCCTTGGTGTAGGTATGCTGGCTGGTGAAGATGGGATTGGCCGAATCTTCTTTGATAATGCCGATGCCGCCCATGCTATAGGTACATTTGCTCTCATCCTTATTCTATTTGATGGCGGTCTTCAAACATCTAAAAAGTCTATAATTCAAGCGTGGAAGCCAGCGGCTTTGCTCGCCACCTTTGGTGTAGTGGGCACGGCAGTGCTCACTGGCGTGGCGGCAATGATTATCCTCGATTTACCGCTTTATAAAGGCTTATTGCTTGGCGCTATTGTGGGGTCAACTGATGCAGCTGCGGTATTTTCGGTTTTGCGTAATGCCGGTATACGCATTTCCGCTAAGATAAAGTCGACGCTGGAACTGGAAAGTGCGTCGAACGACCCTATGGCTATATTCCTCACTATTGGTCTTATTACGCTTATTCAAGACAGCACCACTAAGCCAGTTGACTTACTTTCGCTGTTTGCCAGTCAAATGGGAGTGGGGGCGATAGTGGGCCTTGCCATTGGCGGTATTGCAGTATGGCTTTTCAGACGCGTCACCTTAATGGCGATAGGTTTGTATCCCGTTTTTGTGATGTTATTTGGTGTATTGTCTTTTGGCCTTGCTGCGAATTTAAATGGCAGCGGCTTTCTCGCTACCTTTATTACGGGGGTTATCGTGGGTAACAGTCGCTTTGCGTATCAGCGTAATACCTTTGTGTTTCTCGACGGGCTGGCATGGTTGGGGCAAATTGCCATGTTTGTTATCTTAGGTTTGTTGGTAACGCCCACCGAGCTGTTTGTTAATTGGAAAGAAGGCCTTTTAATTGCGTTTGTGCTTATTTTTATTGCACGTCCGCTGGTGGTTATGCCTATTTTGTTGCTCTCAAATTTCTCGTTCAAAGCATCATTGCTCATATCATGGGTAGGGTTGCGCGGTTCAGTGCCAATTATCTTGGCTATTTTCCCGCTGATATTCGGTATGCCTTACGCAGAGCTAATTTTCAATGTGGTGTTTTTTATTGTTCTGATCTCAGCCCTGTTACAGGGCTCAACCTTGCCCTACGCGGCGCGCAAGTTAGGCTTAGTGCTAAAAGATGAAGTAAAGGAATCGAGCACGCTGGAAATTGTGAAAGTTGCCAAAAGTAAACGAGAGCTTATAGAAATAGAAGTTTCTAAGTTATCACCGGCGCTAGATAAAACTATCAGTGAATTATCGCTTCCTGACAATACTGTAGTGGCGATGATTGCCCGTGGTGAAGAAACCCTTATACCCAAAGGAAGCACTAAGATAGAAACGGGTGATCAGATTTTTATTATCACAAAACTGCTCGATAAAAGCGCCGTTGAGCAATGCTTTTACAACGAGCAGGAATAG